The Salvia miltiorrhiza cultivar Shanhuang (shh) chromosome 2, IMPLAD_Smil_shh, whole genome shotgun sequence DNA window ACGTCTTCAAATACCATAAAAGAACTAAAGATGGCCGCGCATCCAAACAAGACGCAAAGGCGTATCGATTCTTCGATCAATTAGAGGCTCTCGAAAACACCTCTCCCAATAACCACCATTTCAGCCCACCTCCGCCGCCGCGCCTCCAGCCCCCTCCCTCCGTCGCCATGGTCAGTACCGCCGCCACACCAATGCCGTCTCATGTCACTGTTCCATCGGCGAGTCCGACACCGTTGAGCGTAGTGCCTCCCAAAAATATAGCCAccgtgcatccaataacttccTCCCCATTTCAACAATCTCATCAACCTCAACCTCAACCTCAACAGCAGCTGCCTCCTTACCCGCATCCGCTGTCGAATTCCACGTCGTCGTCGACATCCTCGGACGAGGACATTCAGCGGCGGCGCGGGCGGAAGAGGAAGTGGAAGGAGTACTTCGAGAAGCTGATGACGGACGTGGTGCAGAAGCAGGAGGAGCTGCAGAAGAAGTTTCTAGAAGCTCTAGAGAGACGAGAGCGCGATCGCATCACTCGCGAGGAGGCATGGCGAGTGCAGGAAACGGCGAGGATGAATAGAGAGCACGATATCCTAGTCCAGGAGAGATCCCTCGCCGCCGCCAAAGACTCCGCCGTTATCTCCTTCCTGCAGAAAGTCACCGGCCAAACCAATCTACAGATCCCAACCACAAACAACATTATCGCACCGCCACAGCCGTCaatgccgccgccgccgcaacaAACGAGTCTCCCTCCGCCACCGGAGCTCCAATCAACACCAACAAAAACGTTAGACATCACGCCGCATAGAGataacggcggcggcggtgatGATCATATATCACCAAGCTCGTCGCGTTGGCCGAAGGCGGAGGTGGAAGCGCTGATTAAACTTCGGAAGGATCTAGAAGTGAAGTACCAAGAGAACGGGCCGAAGGGCCCGCTTTGGGAGGAGATATCGAAAGCGATGAGCAATATAGGGTACAACCGAAGCTCGAAGAGATGCAAGGAGAAATGGGAGAATATCAACAAATATTTCAAAAAGGTGAAGGAGAGCAACAAGAAGCGGCCCCAAGACTCCAAAACGTGCCCATATTTCCACCAGCTTGATGCCATATACAAGGAGCGGGCCAAGAACCACGTCCCCTCCTTCAATCTCGGGCCCATAATGGCCCGGCCCGAGCAGCAGTGGccgcaacaacagcagcagtcgATGCACCAAGATAACGAGAGCGAGAATcacgaaggcggcggcgaggaagaagatgacaatgacgatgacgacgacgacgatGTAGGCGATTACGAAATGATCGCCACGAAGCAGCCGTCTTCGGTGACGAACACGGTGGAGGgaggttagagagagaaagcgaAGGGAGAGATGTTAAAGATGGTGGCAAGTGGGGGTGGGGGCGGATTGCAGGAGGTGTCAGAGGGGGGCGGAGGAGATAAGGAAGGGGGGGTCAGAATACGGCTTGGCATCTTCAGATCAACGGCGGTGAAAACAATATTTCACGGTTAAAAaaacttcttatttttatttttctaaagtTTGTTTCTATAAATTATTGATTACTTTCAGAACAAATAAACTGATGAGGAACAGGGAgaaattagattaaattaatcaaaaacAACTAATAATAAGGGGAATACTATTTGGActttgttctttttcttttcttcttcttttattcatttttatttttcatcatggAGTGTAAATTTCAAAGACTATTGGATTTAATGTTTCATTTTCTTGGACGAGTAAAGAGTTGTCTAATGTTTTCCTTTTCCTATTATAGATACGTCATACGTGCCTTCGTTTTTTAAgatacaattttttaaaataatctggagctaataattttaatatggGATATAATATTGGATCGATTCTGAAAAGAGGAATTAAGTGTATATTCTAGATGTTAGACAacttttttaattcaatttaattactGTTAATTGTCCTAATTACAACTGGCCGCCATTGAGAACTCAGAATCCTGAACTAGGTAgccatatttttaattatatggcCCCAGATTGATGAGACTCAATAAATAAATCTAAGCTCTAGCTAGCTTGATTATTGCTAATATTATTGTTTACTTGTTACCAATTATATATTCTAAGAATAATATGTTAGTACATAATTATTTACTCAGTCATTTATAGTAGTAacaaaattatgcaatttctaTCTGTCTACCAAGTAGTAATCTAATATGCCTTTATATACAGATATGAACTAAATATTTTAGATCAACTCTATACCTCAAACATGATAAAAACTAATATTATGTCTTTTATTCATGATGATCCCTCATCGTTGCAATAGTCTACAAAATTATGTATAGTCTATAAAAtcatgtcaatttttttttatatattcattatttttcacaataaatttatattatttaataatgaatTCAGAGTATATCTATTTTATATGATATAATAACCACTCCCTACTAAAGTGAGGTGTGCATGTTTAATGGATCGATTAATGTATACAAGACATACTTAGCTTATAAACAATTGGTAAAATTTTAACTCGCGACATTCCCTTCTTCACAAATTAACTTATTACTAGCTAGGTCTTGAAACGCACAATGTTATTTTTAGCATGTTTCAATATAGTTGTAGCTAGCATTACAACGCTAACTAATTTATAACCATGCAATTCACGAAAACATGTTTTACATTCCaaattgtaaatatatatgaatGTAAATAACAACTAATTGAAATGGATTCATTGAAAATAAGTACCCCACGTGAGAAATGGTTTTATTGAACTCGATTATTTTTAGAAGtgtatatgtaaatttaaattgtaatataaatattacttcAATTCATAGAAAATTTGTATAAAAGAAGAGACAATAGTGTGCTACTCTAACCCATTTTATATAGTCAAATGATCTTTTATTCATGAAgataaaaagttaaaaatagggttaaggtacagataCCCCCCTAAACATGACCCCCCCTAGAACGTATACCCTCCCATTCTCTAACTTGGTACAAATTGCCCCCCAAACTCGATAGAAAGTATACAACTAACCCCAGCTCACAGACGGACGTTAGACGCCgtccaaaaaatattttttttatattttttatttctagtGGCccccactcctctctctctcttctccacggCCATTGTCATCAATCTACCACCAGAAAGCGAGCTTTGAATCTCCAACCAAAAATCGGAATGGCATCGTCCTCTCTGTTCGATGGATGGAGCGTAATGGGAGAGAGATATctccccttcttcttcttcttctactttCGAACCAGACAGAGAAATCGAGAAAAGATAAACAATAATCGCCACCAAGTTTTCCACTTCGAATACAACGACCTGAAACGGAACTGTGCCGGCGAACATAGTTCAGCCAACAGAGCAAAATTCCCTTAATTCCGTTTCTAACTTACtacctccgtcccggccaagacgctacatttgcttttcggcacgggatttaaggagttgtagattaatgttttaagtgtgtaataataaagtgataaagtaggagatagaaagtaataaaatgataaagtaagaaagaggaggtaataaagtgataaagtaggagagatagaaggtaataaagaaatatttaattagtgttaataaagtgtttaaaatttcttatttttgccaaatatagaaatgtagcatcttcgttgggacggcccgaaaatgaatatgtagcatcttgggcgggacggagggagtacattattCATTCCAGAAATTTACAAACCTATCAAGCTAATTTCAATAATGAATAAACTAAGACCATTTACCGCATGCAGTGAGAGGTGAATGAGGAGATCGACGAAGGCGCCGACGATGTATCCGTGATTGCCTTTCTCATTGACTCTGAGGTAACACGTCGGTAGCTCCTTGAGGCAGTCCGAGCGCTTGATGTCGTGCGCCGCCACCATCTCCGCCATCGAGGATCTGATTTTGACGCCGTCACCGCCACTGTAGGGAAAGGTGTGCGCCTTCGCCGCGCCGTCTCCTTGAGGATGGAGCTTATCTCACCAGGCTCGAAGAAGAGGCGATCGGATCAGAGGCCTCCGATCACGACGGTCTCGTCGGGGAATACATGCGACGCCGCCGCAGAGGCGGAGAAGCTCTCGTTGCGGCGGATGTTGAAAAAGGAGTTGGGGTTTCGGTGAATTGGCATTGGCGCGGAAGGGGAGAGTCTTAGGGCTGATGACGCAGGCCGGCCAAGGCCACGGCGACGCAGCTGAGGTGGCGTTGGTGGGGGAATCGGTGGCTTTGAACAGAAAGGAAAATTTATTGGCGGAGATATCGTTTGAATCCAAGAGAGAGAGGTCAAttggagagagagggagatgggagtgataattttttttaaagaaaacggCGTTTAAACGCCGTTTACGGACGGGTTTATTTGCACCATTGTTTcaggagttcagggaggtcaacgtgCCTTGACCGAGTCTGGGGGGTATACGTTCTAGGGGGGTCATGTTTAGGGGGGtatctgtaccttaacccttaaaaatattAGACTTTTTTGGTGTAAATGTATTAATATATACCTATAATTTTCCATTGAATTTTCGTCAAAAAAGTTTTGATGAGACTCAACCCTTAGTTAGCGTTTTTATGATTTCAATGGGTTATTAGGTttaccttttcttttccttttgttCAATAAAATGTTAATTCAGCAGTACCAATATACATTTAATGATCTATTATTTTTAAACTCCAAAAATTTCGCGACTATTACATACTTTTGTGAAAAtagtgtgtaacaatgtaaaatataatattacaCGATTTTCACCAATTCGTGTAATAGTTGCAAAAATCTTGTAACAATGATTTTACAATATTACTTACTATTTTGGTAAAAGTGTGTAACGATgtaaaaaagtgtgtaattgcgaaaaagtgtgtaattgtgaaaaaaaatgtGTAATGGTGTAAAtatattgttacacacttttgcaATTATTACAAAATTGtataaatcagaaaaaatgtGTAATAGTACATTGTTACACAATACAAGGGTATTTTGATCATAATGACtattattttcacaatttatcTATATAGattattacttttactatatgATTTTGACTAGAATAGGGTACTGTTTCTATAAAAGATGTGACAGCCCGAAAcccatttaattatttaattattttgtttgattgcattatttaaatttttaaccattttttttatatcatgaaaagaatatttatatagcatgttcgtaaaatatatagtcgcgcccctagttagataaaGAATTTTAGATTACAGATTATTATTTTAGCAAATGAAAATTTTTATGCTCAAGTTgatcatttataaatatttacataGTTCTCTACTTTTGGGCCATAATTGAACATTTCAAATTGTCTATTGGGCCTTATTTCAAATTACTTACAGCCCTTAAGAGCCCAAAACTCTGGTTATCATTTTTCaatcacatttttattaatttctccCTATCCAGCCGCAATTCTCGATTTTTCTCATCCTCGGCCACACATTTTAATTCTTAGGGAGCAAGTGTTTGTCCTCAGCCACAAATTTCACTTTCAAATCCTTGAAGAGCAAGAAATTCACCTTATTTAAACTTCAATTCATCCCcaattcgttttttttttttttcctcatcTGTGCACTTCACCGTACAAACTCAATCGGCTACTTCTCACTGCACATCATCAATTGGTAAATTTTAATTCTTGTAAAGAgcttatgtaattttatttcagCATCTCAATCGTTTCTTCCAATTCATGCCAAAACCAGATTTTCTACGAGAAATCTCATTCTTCAAATCCAAAACATGCATACACATCATCAAATCTATTATCTATATTTC harbors:
- the LOC131011720 gene encoding trihelix transcription factor DF1-like yields the protein MMLGVSGLIATSAADNHESGGASGGSSEVGASSSALAGGVDESERVGQGGGGNRWPRQETLALLKIRSDMDVTFRDASLKGPLWEEVSRKLAELGFQRSAKKCKEKFENVFKYHKRTKDGRASKQDAKAYRFFDQLEALENTSPNNHHFSPPPPPRLQPPPSVAMVSTAATPMPSHVTVPSASPTPLSVVPPKNIATVHPITSSPFQQSHQPQPQPQQQLPPYPHPLSNSTSSSTSSDEDIQRRRGRKRKWKEYFEKLMTDVVQKQEELQKKFLEALERRERDRITREEAWRVQETARMNREHDILVQERSLAAAKDSAVISFLQKVTGQTNLQIPTTNNIIAPPQPSMPPPPQQTSLPPPPELQSTPTKTLDITPHRDNGGGGDDHISPSSSRWPKAEVEALIKLRKDLEVKYQENGPKGPLWEEISKAMSNIGYNRSSKRCKEKWENINKYFKKVKESNKKRPQDSKTCPYFHQLDAIYKERAKNHVPSFNLGPIMARPEQQWPQQQQQSMHQDNESENHEGGGEEEDDNDDDDDDDVGDYEMIATKQPSSVTNTVEGG